One Paramisgurnus dabryanus chromosome 9, PD_genome_1.1, whole genome shotgun sequence DNA segment encodes these proteins:
- the LOC135769817 gene encoding uncharacterized protein has protein sequence MMDGFKLVFCVLLCHNVLLKGQTSPVGHKAYNADVKQVPLESKGNPLPIPYQVNNNNLRPVVAECNMAVLLSLKNASGLVFQEGIEEAVLPGHPEPQPEKPSYGHIEPHQEESSSFHPEPQPEKPSSSNPKPQPKEPSSGHFEPPQEKPSSGQPEEPGSGHPEPQPEEPGSGHLKPQPEKPISVHLKPHQEDSSSFYPEPQPEEPNFGDNTTQSEKPNTDKTEPQPEESSSTHLAPHQENSSTEHIKHQPEEHSFGKFQH, from the exons ATGATGGATGGTTTCAAacttgtgttttgtgtgttgttGTGTCACAATGTTTTACTCAAAG GGCAAACTTCTCCTGTGGGACATAAAGCCTACAATGCTGATGTTAAGCAAGTACCTTTGGAGAGCAAAG GTAATCCACTGCCTATTCCTTATCAAGTGAACAACAACAATCTAAGACCAGTGGTAGCTGAGTGCAACATGGCTGTTCTCTTGTCTTTAAAGAATGCTTCTGGGCTAGTTTTTCAAGAAG GTATTGAGGAGGCAGTGTTGCCAGGCCACCCTGAGCCCCAGCCTGAGAAGCCCAGCTATGGCCACATTGAGCCACATCAGGAGGAATCCAGCTCTTTCCACCCCGAGCCCCAGCCTGAGAAGCCCAGCTCCAGCAACCCCAAGCCCCAGCCAAAGGAGCCCAGTTCTGGCCACTTTGAGCCTCCTCAGGAGAAGCCCAGCTCCGGCCAGCCTGAGGAGCCCGGCTCCGGCCACCCCGAGCCCCAGCCTGAGGAACCCGGCTCCGGCCACCTTAAGCCTCAACCTGAGAAGCCCATCTCTGTCCACCTCAAACCTCATCAGGAGGATTCAAGCTCTTTTTACCCCGAGCCCCAGCCTGAGGAGCCCAATTTTGGCGACAACACCACCCAGTCTGAGAAGCCCAACACTGACAAAACTGAGCCCCAGCCTGAGGAGTCCAGCTCTACCCACCTTGCGCCTCATCAGGAAAATTCCAGCACTGAACACATCAAGCACCAGCCTGAGGAGCACAGCTTTG GAAAATTCCAGCATTGA